In Leopardus geoffroyi isolate Oge1 chromosome D1, O.geoffroyi_Oge1_pat1.0, whole genome shotgun sequence, a single window of DNA contains:
- the LOC123602609 gene encoding olfactory receptor 4X1, producing the protein MATTNNVTELILLGFSPNQDVQKTISVMFLLMYTAIVLGNGLIVVTIMGNKGLTSPMYFFLGYLSFVEICYCSVTAPKLILDSFIERKIISLKGCITQIFFLHFFGGTEIFLLTVMAYDRYVAICKPLHYTVIMNRRACGLLVGAAWGGGLLHSVGQTFLISQLPFCGPKVLDHYFCDVHPVLKLACSDTFLIGVLIIANGGSISVISFTVLLASYVVILHALSTQTSEGRRKALSTCASHVAVVGLFFIPCSFVYMRPCVTLPADKIVAVFYTVVTPLLNPIIYSFRNAEVKNAMRRLIGRKVIWEEK; encoded by the coding sequence ATGGCAACTACGAACAATGTGACTGAACTCATTCTCTTGGGGTTTTCCCCCAATCAGGATGTGCAGAAGACCATTTCTGTGATGTTTCTCCTCATGTACACGGCCATTGTGCTGGGTAACGGCCTCATTGTGGTGACAATCATGGGCAACAAAGGGCTCACCTcccccatgtatttcttcctcgGCTACTTGTCCTTTGTGGAGATCTGTTACTGCTCTGTCACAGCCCCCAAGCTCATCCTTGACTCTTTTATTGAAAGGAAAATCATTTCCCTCAAAGGCTGCATCACACAGatctttttcctccatttctttggTGGCACTGAGATCTTTCTCCTGAcagtgatggcctatgaccgctatgtggccatctgcaagccccTGCACTACACTGTCATCATGAACCGGCGTGCTTGTGGCCTCCTGGTGGGGGCAGCATGGGGTGGGGGCTTGCTGCATTCTGTCGGGCAAACATTCCTTATTTCCCAGCTGCCCTTCTGTGGCCCCAAGGTCCTTGACCACTACTTCTGTGATGTCCACCCTGTGCTGAAGCTGGCCTGCTCAGACACCTTCCTCATTGGTGTGCTAATCATCGCCAATGGCGGCTCCATTTCAGTGATCAGCTTCACGGTACTGCTTGCTTCCTACGTGGTCATCCTGCACGCCCTGAGCACCCAGACCTCAGAAGGTCGGCGCAAAGCTCTGTCCACCTGTGCCTCTCATGTTGCAGTTGTGGGCCTGTTCTTCATACCCTGTTCCTTTGTCTACATGAGGCCCTGTGTCACCCTCCCTGCAGACAAGATAGTCGCTGTGTTTTACACAGTGGTCACACCTCTCTTAAACCCCATCATTTACTCCTTCAGGAATGCTGAAGTGAAAAACGCCATGAGGAGACTGATAGGGAGGAAAGTGATCTGGGAAGAGAAATAG
- the LOC123602610 gene encoding olfactory receptor 4S1: MGTKNNVTEFVLFGLFQSREMQYVCFVVFSLFHVLTILGNLLVIITINASKTLKAPMYFFLSHLSFADMCYPSATTPKMIADTFVERKTISFNGCMTQLFSAHFFGGTEIFLLTAMAYDRYVAICRPLHYTTIMGQWKCGLLAGASWVAGFLHSILQTLLTVQLPFCGPNEIDNFFCDVHPLLKLACADTYVVGLIVVANSGMISLVSFIILIISYVVILLNLRRQSSEGRRKALSTCGSHIITVILVLVPPMFMYIRPSTTLAADKLVILFNIVMPPLLNPLIYTLRNNEVKNAMRKLFRVQGSTGEK, translated from the coding sequence ATGGGAACCAAGAACAACGTGACTGAATTTGTGTTGTTCGGCCTTTTCCAGAGCAGGGAGATGCAGTATGTGTGCTTTGTGGTCTTCTCCCTCTTCCATGTACTCACTATCCTGGGGAACCTTCtggtcatcatcaccatcaatgCAAGCAAGACCCTGAAGGctcccatgtatttcttcctcagcCACCTCTCTTTTGCCGACATGTGCTATCCATCTGCTACCACACCCAAGATGATCGCAGACACTTTTGTGGAGCGCAAGACCATCTCCTTCAATGGCTGCATGACCCAGCtcttttctgcccacttcttTGGTGGCACTGAGATATTCCTTCTCACagccatggcctatgaccgctatgtggccatctgtagACCCCTGCACTACACAACCATCATGGGTCAGTGGAAGTGTGGCTTGCTGGccggggcctcctgggtggctggctTCCTGCATTCCATCCTACAGACACTCCTGACAGTCCAGCTGCCCTTTTGTGGGCCCAATGAGATTGACAACTTCTTCTGTGATGTTCATCCCTTGCTGAAGCTGGCCTGTGCAGACACCTATGTGGTGGGGCTCATTGTGGTGGCCAACAGTGGCATGATCTCTTTGGTGTCCTTTATCATCCTTATCATCTCCTATGTGGTCATCTTGTTGAACCTGAGACGCCAGTCATCTGAGGGCCGGCGCAAGGCTCTGTCCACATGTGGCTCACACATCATCACGGTCATTTTGGTCCTCGTGCCCCCCATGTTCATGTACATTCGTCCTTCCACCACCCTGGCTGCTGACAAACTTGTCATCCTCTTTAACATCGTCATGCCACCTTTGCTGAACCCTCTGATCTACACGTTGAGGAATAATGAGGTGAAAAATGCCATGAGGAAACTGTTTAGGGTACAAGGGAGTACAGGGGAGAAGTGA